Sequence from the Terriglobia bacterium genome:
GGCTGAGTTGGATAGCATTGTCTCTGGTCTTTACATTGGTTGGTTGCCGTGGAATCGTCAACCTCACCAAGCCGCCAGATCCTATCCCCAACAAGGTCCCAGCCGATAGCCTCCCCCGCGTCTACCTGATCATGTTTGAGAACCAGGAGTTCGAAAAACTGGTCGGTAACCCGCACGCGCCCTATATCAACTCACTCGCTCAGCAGTACGCGGTCGCCACGAACTATTACGCGAACACCCACCCGTCGATCGGCGATTATTTTATGTTGACCACGGGAAGCATGGTAACGAACGATCTCTATTACGCCGAGGTGTATGACGGCGATAACCTTGCCCGGTTGCTGGGACAGCAGGGCATCACATGGAAAGCGTATCTCGAGAGCCTGCCCAGTGTCGGATACCAGAACGATCGCGCGTACCCGTACGTAAAGTCGCACAATCCCTTCGCCTATTTTTCAGACATCCATTTCATCGCCGAGCAGGACGACAACATGGTTCCGTTGACCCAGATGAATGCGGACATTGCCAGCGATTCTCTTCCGTCATTTGTGTATATCGTTCCGAACCAGCAGGACAATATGCATGATTGCCCGCCGACGATCTCACCCTGTACTAACAACGATAAGGAGGTATGGGGAGATGAATGGCTGAAGAAGACGATAGCGCCCATATTGGCACAACCCAGTTTTCAGAAGAATGGATTGATGATCATTGCCTGGGATGAATCCTGGGACAATGATGATCGGAATGGCGGCGGGCACATTCCAGTTATCCTGGTCGGCCCCAATGTGAAGCGTGGCTACCAGGGTAACAACTACCTCCAGCACGAATCAGTACTCCGCCTGATTTGCGAGACCCTGGGCGTGTCAAACAATCTGGGTGCAGCGGCAACGGCTACGAGCATGGACGATTTCTTGATTAAACCGCCTTCCAGCCCTTCGGGTCCCTAAACGGTCGCTCGCCATCTCCCTTGTAAATGCAGTACTGGTTCCCGTGGTCTGTCACCTGGTTGTACTTAGTACCGACCTGTGACTTTTCGCGTGCTAGAGCTATTGCCTGATTGAGCCTGAGTTGATGGTCCAGTAATCTCGCCTCTCAACCTTAAACCGCCCTGGCCTGAACGTGTGCGGTGTAACAGAGGAGGATGAAGGGATGAGATTGGCGGCAATCCTGTTTGCAGCATCGGTCCTGTCGCTCGCGGCCGTTGCACAGACAACGTTTAGCAACATCGAAGCGATGTCCGGCTGGCATTCCTGCAGCGGCTGTGCGAACGCGGGTGGTGGCGCGACTTACTCTATGACTCAACATATCAAGTCGCCTTCCCTCAACGGCAGCTCGACGAAATTCAGTCTCGGTGGAACTACTCCATGGTCGCACGCACTCTTTTATCGCAATATGTCCACCAACTCGACGGCGACGCACTTCGTTTATGACCTGCATTACTACTACAAATCCGCGAGCGGTTCTTCAGGAATGGAGTTCTCCGTCAGTCAACGCAAGGGCTACAAATGGTACCGCTGGGATACGCAATGCTCTTACCTCAACGGGAATTGGCGGCTCTGGGATAACAAGTACGCAAGATGGGTAGATACATCGATCCCGTGCCATAGGCCGTCGCCTTACAGTTGGACGCACGTGACCTTCGAGGGACGGCGATACAACGGCAAAGTTCTCTTCGTCTCGATCACGGTGAACGGCAAGAAGTACTACGTCAATCGCAGCTATTATCCCAAGTCGATGTCGTCCAGCAGCAGCCGGGTAATCATTCATTATCAGTTGAACGGTAACAAGTATCAGACCGACTACAGCACATGGGGCAACAAGTTCAAGCTCACGTACTGGTAGGAGGCTGGCCGATCAGGAAGCCGGAGCACCGGCCGTTCTTCGATCGGTATCAGTTTTGCGGATTGCAGCATATGTGCTCTCGGCTATTCCCAAAGCCGCGAAAACAATGATGATATGGCTCACCTGTATGGGGCCGAGATGGCGGAATGCCAACGGAAACTGCCTCAGGCCAATAACCGGCAAGAGAATCGCAGCGGCAATTCCGAGAACTCCCAAGGCGAAAATGCGCTTCGCAATCGCGATGATTGCCAGAATTCCCATGGACAGGGCAATCAGGAAACCGATTCCTATGTGAGAAGGAAGTACCTGTGGGAAGGTACCAAGCCAGATCAGGATCCCCAATACGATTGCAACGAGTGCTAATGCCCGGATGAGCATGATCAGGACTTTTGCAAATTTAGCCACGTAGCCTCCTCGAGTGTCCCCAGGTTCCTGCTATTAAAGATATCAGGGAAACTAGTGAAATCTCTCCGGTGCGAAAGGAATCAGGTTCATTTCCGGCGTCTCCCCGGTCACCAGATCTCCAATGATGCGTGCGCTAATGGGGGCGAGCAGGATTCCGTCGCGGAAGTGCCCTGTGGCGACGAGATAGCCGAGGTAGCTGGTCTCCCCGATCATAGGTAGTCCATCTGGGCTTCCGGGACGCAGGCCCGCCCAAGCCTCGAGGATCCGTCCTTTCCCGAGCTCTGGCATGAGGATAGCCGCCGCCTGGTGAAGTTCTTGGATTGCCACTGGATCCACCTGCTTATCAAATCCTGCTTCTTCGACCGTGGCACCGATGACGATCCGGCCGTCGCTGCGTGGAATCAGGTAACAGCCTGCACTTCGAACCACATGCTGAAGAGGGAAGTGTGTACCGTGCTTCGGTACGATCGACAGGATTTGACCTTTTACCGGTCGCGTGTGGAGGGAACCGGGAGTGATATTCGAAGCCCACGCTCCGGCGCAATTGATGGCAATACGGGTCGGGTACGTAGATTTATCGGTCCGGACCGCTGTGACCTTCCTCATTGCGGTTTCGACCGCAATCACGCGGCTCCCCGTCG
This genomic interval carries:
- a CDS encoding alkaline phosphatase family protein encodes the protein MKRAFGLSWIALSLVFTLVGCRGIVNLTKPPDPIPNKVPADSLPRVYLIMFENQEFEKLVGNPHAPYINSLAQQYAVATNYYANTHPSIGDYFMLTTGSMVTNDLYYAEVYDGDNLARLLGQQGITWKAYLESLPSVGYQNDRAYPYVKSHNPFAYFSDIHFIAEQDDNMVPLTQMNADIASDSLPSFVYIVPNQQDNMHDCPPTISPCTNNDKEVWGDEWLKKTIAPILAQPSFQKNGLMIIAWDESWDNDDRNGGGHIPVILVGPNVKRGYQGNNYLQHESVLRLICETLGVSNNLGAAATATSMDDFLIKPPSSPSGP
- the thiO gene encoding glycine oxidase ThiO → MKSWDAIVIGGGVIGLSVALELHKRGCKVLILERGELGHEASHAAGGMLAHCDPHSHEKLWPLAKASAEMYPEFVLELEEDTGVHVDLRQHGTIAILGDASPECGQRMSAEELAIKEPHLVCTSPAYFLPEACLDPRRLVVAIAKALHRRKVDISTGSRVIAVETAMRKVTAVRTDKSTYPTRIAINCAGAWASNITPGSLHTRPVKGQILSIVPKHGTHFPLQHVVRSAGCYLIPRSDGRIVIGATVEEAGFDKQVDPVAIQELHQAAAILMPELGKGRILEAWAGLRPGSPDGLPMIGETSYLGYLVATGHFRDGILLAPISARIIGDLVTGETPEMNLIPFAPERFH